The Thermus islandicus DSM 21543 genomic interval TCCCCTTCTCCTCCGGGGCGTGCCCCTGCCTGAGGCCCGGGCCAGGGCCCAGGCCTGGCTGGAGAAGGTGGGGCTGCGGGGCTTTGGCCACCGCTACCCCCACCAGCTCTCCGGGGGGCAGAGGAAGCGGGTGGGCCTGGCCCAGGTGCTCATCGCCGACCCCAGGCTCCTCCTCATGGACGAGCCCTTCTCCGCTCTGGACGTGCAGACTCGGCAGCTCATGGAGAACGAACTTCTGGAGCTTTGGCAAGCGGACCGGAAGACGGTGCTCTTCGTAACCCACGACCTCGAGGAGGCCATCGCCCTCTCCGACCGGGTGGTGGTCCTCTCGGCGGGGCCAGCGGCTAGGCCCATCGGCGATTTCCCCATCCCTCTGCCCAGGCCCAGGGATGTGGCGGAGGTACGGCTCACGCCGGAGTTTTTGCGCATCCACCGGGAGATCTGGAATCTCCTCAGGGGGGAGGTGATGCGGGCCCATGCAGGGGCTTAGGGTTAGGCTTTGGCAGGCAGGGCTTTTCCTCGGTTTCCTGGGGCTTTGGGAGGGGGCTTCTCGGGCCCGCTGGATTGACCCCTTTTTCTTCTCGCGCCCCTCGGAGATTGTCCAGCGGGTCTTCCGCTGGTTTGCCGAAGGGGAGATCTACCGCCACCTCTGGATCACCTCCTTGGAGGTGCTCCTCACCTTCCTCATCGGCACCCTCCTAGGGGTGGTCATGGGGCTCTGGCTCGCCCTCTTCCCCGGGGTCTCAGCCGTTTTGGACCCCTACATCAAGGCCCTGAACGCCATCCCCCGGATTGTCCTCGCCCCGATCTTCACCCTCTGGTTCGGCCTCGGCGTCCTCTCCAAGGTAGCCCTGGGGGTGACCCTGGTCTTCTTCGTGGCCTTCTTCAACACCTACCAGGGGGTGAAGGAGGTGAGCCCGGTGGTCCTGGCCAACGCCAGGCTCCTCGGGGCGGGCGGGGGCCAGCTCCTCCGCCACGTTTACCTCCCTTCGGCGGCAAGCTGGATTTTCAGCTCCTTGAGGACCTCCATCGGCTTTGCCGTAATCGGGGCAGTGGTGGGGGAGTACCTGGGCGCGGCGGCCGGGCTCGGCTACCTCATCGCCCAGGCCGAGGGGGTCTTTGACACCACAGGGGTCTTTGCGGGCATGGCGGTACTCATGGCGTTCGTCCTAATCCTGGACGCCCTGGTGGGGGCCGTGGAGCGGCGGCTCCTCGTCTGGCGCCCAGGAGGGGAAGGAGGTAAGGGATGAGGCGTGCGGCGTTCATGTTCCTGGTGTTTTTGGCGGTCTTCGCCCTGGCCCAGGCTGGGCCCCCAAAGCGGGTGGTCCTGGGCGTGGGAGGGAAGACGGCGGTGGTCTACCTGCCCCTCACCGTGGTGGAGCGGCTGGGGTTTTTCAAGGAGGAGGGCTTGGACGTGGTGATCCAGGACCTGCAGGCGGGCTCCCGGGCCCTCCAGGCTCTCATTGGGGGTAGCGTGGAGGTGACCATGGGCTTTTACGACCACACCATCCAGATGCAGGCCCAGGGGCGGGACATTGTGGCCTTCGTGGAGGTGGGCCGCTACCCGGCCATCGTCCTCGCCGTGCGCTCGGACCTGGCGGACGAGGTTAAGGGGATCGCGGACCTCAAGGGGCGCAAGGTGGGCGTCTCGGCCCCCGGGAGTTCCACCCACTTCTTCCTCAACTATCTCCTGGTGAAAAACGGCCTCAAGCCCCAGGACGTCTCCGCCATTGGCATCGGGACTGGAGCCCAGGTGGTGGCCGCGGTGCAGAACAAGCAGGTGGACGCCATCTCCAACGTGGAGCCCGCCATCACCTTCCTGGAGGAGCGGGGCCTCATCAAGGTTCTCGCCGACACCCGCTCGGCGGCGGGGGCCCGGGCCGTGTTGGGCGGGGAGTACCCAGCTGCAGTCCTCTACACCACCCGGGCCTGGCTGGAGAGAAACCCTGATACCGCCCAGAAGCTGGTGAACGCCATGGTGCGGGGCCTTCGTTGGATGCAGGGCAAAAGCCCTGAGGAGATCGCCCAGGTCCTCCCGGAGGAGTACTTCCTGGGGGACAAGGCCCTCTACCTCAAGGTGCTCAGGAACTCCCTGGGCTCCTTTTCCCCCACGGGCCGCTTCAGCGACACCGCCCCCTTGAGGCCCCTCACCGTGCTCTCCGCCTTTGACCCGAACGTGGCCCGGGCCAAGATTGACCTCAAGCGGACCTACACCAACCAGTTCGTGGACCGGGTGCCGAAGTGAGGGTCTGGACCCTGCGGGATGGCCTCCAGGCGCTGCCCCGCGTCCTCCCCACGGAGGCCAAGGTGGCCCTCTACCGGAGGGGAGTGCGGGCCTTCCAGGTGGCCTCCTTCGTCTCCCCCAAGCGCCTCCCCCAGATGGCCGACGCCGAGGCGGTCTGGGACGCCCTCATCCTCAACCTGAGGGGCTACGAGCGGGCCCGGGCGCTGGGGGTGGACCGGCTGGAGATGGTCCTCTCCCTTTCTGCGCCCTACGAGAGGCGAAACGCCGGGAGGGGCCTCGAGGACGCCTGGGGCGAGCTGGGCGAGGTGGGCCTGGCCTACGCCAGGTCCCCGAGAACGCGGTCCTGCGGGCTGCCGAGCGGGCGGTGGGGCTTGGGGTGGGGGGGCTGGGCCTGGCCGACACCTTGGGCCGAGCCCGTCCCGAGGCCGTTCATCGCCTCGTTCTCCGGGTGCGGGAGGCCTTTCCCCACCTTCCCCTTCGCGTTCACCTTCACGAGGGAGGCTGCGGGCTGGAGAACGCCCGGGCGGCCCTGGAAGCCGGGGCCACCGCCTTGGACGCCACCCTGGGGGGGAGCCCCTTCGCCGGGGAGGCGGGGGGGGAACCTGGCCTGGGAGCGTCTTGCGGAGGCGGGCCTTGCGCCCCTGGACCGCCAGGCCCTGGAGGAGGCCCGGGCCTGGCTAGAGCGGGTCCTGGAGCATGGCTAGGGTCCTGGCCTTCCTGCTCCTCAGCCTCTGGGCCCTGGCCCAGACCCATGTGGTGGCCCCCGGGGAGACCCTGTTCTCCATCGCCAGGCGCTACGGCACCTCCCCCGAGGCCCTCGCCCGCCTCAACGGGCTGCAGGATCCGGACCGCCTCCGGGTAGGGCAGGTGCTTTGGGTGCGCCCTCGGGTGGAGGTGGCCTTGCCGCGGGGGCGGGCCCTTTACCTAGCCCCGGTCCAGGGCCGGGCCTTTGGCCTGTGGGTGGAGGGGTATCGGGAGGGCCGGGCCTGGTTTCTAGGGGCCTCCTACCCCCTCTTCCCCGAAGGGACGGGGCTTTTCGGTCTCTTGCCGGTGGGGGCCTTGGTGGAGCCAGGGGTATACCCCTTGCGGCTCCTTTTGGACGGGGAGGGGGTGGAGGTGCCCGTACGGGTGGCCCCGGGGGAGTACGGTAGGGAGGTCCTGGCCCTTTCCCCAGCCCTCGAGGCCCTCCTCAAGGACCCGGGGCTCAAGGCAGAGCGGGAGAAGGTGGTGGGGGCTTGCCCCAAGGCGGGCCCCTTACGCCTTACCGCCCCGTTCCAGAAGCCCCTCTCGGGGCGCACCACGAGCCCCTTCGGCGTGCGTCGGCAGTACGGCACCCTCTTCACCTCCTACCACGAGGGCCTGGACTTCGCTGCCCCGGAGGGCACCCCGGTGCGGGCGGTGGCCGGGGGGAGGGTGGTTCTCTCCGAGCGGCTCAAGGTCCGGGGCGAGGCGGTGGTGGTGGCCCACGGGGCGGGGCTTTGCACCGGGTACTGGCACCTGGCCGCGAGAAGGGTCAGGGTGGGGGAGGAGGTGGCGGCCGGGCAGGTGCTGGGGCTTCTCGGGAGCACAGGCCTTTCCACCGGGCCGCACCTCCACCTGGAGGTGCGCCTCTTTGGGGTGCCCGTGGACCCCGCCCCCTTCTTCGCCGGCCTACCCTTCCCCTAGCCGGAGGAGGGAGAGGACCTCCACGTGGTGGGTGAAGGGGAAGAAGTCGTAGGGCCGGGCGAAGGCCAGGCGGTACCCTCCCTGGACCAGAACCCCCACGTCCCGGGCCCAGGTGGCGGGGTCGCAGGCGATGTAGAGGACCTCCTCGGGCCGGGTCTTTAGGAGGTAGGCCCGCACTTCCGGGGAGAGCCCGCCTCGAGGGGGGTCCACCACCACCAGGTCAAACCGCCCCAGGCCTTGGGCCTCCCGGGCGTCGGCACGGAGGAAGCGGACGTTCTCGGCGCCGAGCCGCTTCCGGTCGGCTTCCCCCCGGCGCACCGCCTCCTTGCTGATCTCCACCGCCACCACCTCAAGGTAGCGGGGGGCGAGGAGGAGGGAAAGGAGCCCCGAGCCGGCGTAGAGCTCTAAGGCCCTCTTCCCTCCCGAGACAAGGCCTTGGGCCTCCTCCAGGAGGAAACCCGCCGCCAGGGGATTCACCTGGCTGAAGCTCTCCACGCTCACCGTGGCCACGAGGGGACCGAAGGCCTCGAGGAGGGTGGTTTCCCCCTGGAGGGGGCGCACCCTTCCCCGGAAGCGCCCCCGGGGAGAGGGCTCGGCCCAGACCACTCCGGCGAAGCCCTCCCGCACCAAGGCCTTAGCGGGCCGCTTCAGGGCCTCCGGAACCCCTCCGATGAGGCCGAGGAGCACCCGGCCCTGGAGGAGGCTTCCCCTGAGGGCCACCTCCTCCACGGGGAGGGGCCAGGTCTGGAGTAGGGCCAGGGCCCAGGCCAAGGGCTCGGCCACCAGGGGGTCCTCGCCCAGGGGGAAGAGGACTTGGCTTTCGGGAAGACGGTAGGCGAGCCCCCCCAAGGGGTGGCGGGCGTACTGGGCCGCGGTGCGGTAGCCCGTGGCCCTGGGGGAGGGGCGGATGGGGCTTAGGGCAAAGTCCAGCCGGGCGATCCGGGCCAAGGCCTCCTGCACCAGGCCCGCCTTCAGGGGGAGCTGGGCCTCGTAGACCAGGGGCAGGTCGGCGGTGGGGGGGAGGGGGTGGGGGTAGCGGTCGGGGCGGGGGGAGAGGACCTCCACCTCTTCCAGGAAGAGGGCTCCCCTCCGGCGCACGGGCCTGCCCCGCACCACCTCCCCAGGAAGCCCGCCCCTCACCAGGACCGCCCCCTCCTCCGTGCGGGCCAGGCCGTACCCGCCTGGGACCAGCTTCTCCACGGTGAGCGCCCTCACCCCTTCACCATACCGCTAAGATGAAGGGGTGATCCGGGTGCTCTTAGCGGACGACCACGCCCTCTTCCGCCAGGGGCTCAAGAGCCTGTTGGAGGCGGAGGGGGATTTCCGGGTGGTGGGGGAGGCCAAGGACGGCTGGGAGGCCCTGAGGCACGCCCTCGAGGCCAAACCCGACGTGATCCTCATGGACATCCAGATGCCGGGCCTGGACGGGGTCCAGGCCACCCAGGCCATCCTCGAGGAGTGGCCCCAGGCCAAGGTCATCATCCTCACCATGTACCGCCAGGACGCCTATGTCTTTGAGGCGGTAAAGGCCGGGGCGAGGGGCTACCTCCTGAAGGACGTGGACGCCAAGGCGCTTATAGAGGCCATCCGAAGGGTGCATGCGGGGGAGGTCCTCCTGGATGCGGAGCTTGCCGGGCGCATCATCCAGGACTTCCGGGCCAAGAAGGAGGCGAGCGCCCCTTTAAACGCCGAGCTCACCGAGCGGGAGGTCCAGATCCTGAAGCTTCTGGCCCAGGGCTACACCAACCTGGAGATCGCCTCCGAGCTCGGACTCTCCGAAAAGACCGTGCGCAACCGCCTATCGGAAATCTTCCAGAAGCTTCACCTCAATAACCGCACTCAGGCCGCGCTCTACGCTATCCGCGAGGGGTTAGCCCAGCCCGATCCGGAAGACTAGTGGACCCGGTCCGCCTGCTCCTGGAGCTTGCCCCCCTGGAGGGAGAGGAGGCCCGGGGGGCCTTTGTGGCCCGGCACCTCCCTGGGGCCCGGAGGGATGGGGTGGGGAACGTGTGGGCGGGGGAGGGGAGGGTCCTCCTCCTGGCCCACCTGGACACCGTCCTTCCCCCCGTCCCCCCCAAGCGGGTGGGGGCGCGGCTCTACGGTCCGGGGGTGGGGGACAACACCAGCGGGGTGGCCGTCCTCCTCTCCCTGCCCGAGATCCCCGGGGTGGTGCGGGGCTTCACCGTGGGCGAGGAGGGCCTGGGTAACCTCAAGG includes:
- a CDS encoding ABC transporter ATP-binding protein; protein product: MRKEGVGIQFRGVTVRFGTYTAVAGVDLEVAPGEFVSLVGPTGCGKSTLLNAAAGLLSPSEGEVCLGGRPLKGLNREAGYLFQQDAIFPWKTALDNVAFPLLLRGVPLPEARARAQAWLEKVGLRGFGHRYPHQLSGGQRKRVGLAQVLIADPRLLLMDEPFSALDVQTRQLMENELLELWQADRKTVLFVTHDLEEAIALSDRVVVLSAGPAARPIGDFPIPLPRPRDVAEVRLTPEFLRIHREIWNLLRGEVMRAHAGA
- a CDS encoding ABC transporter permease, coding for MQGLRVRLWQAGLFLGFLGLWEGASRARWIDPFFFSRPSEIVQRVFRWFAEGEIYRHLWITSLEVLLTFLIGTLLGVVMGLWLALFPGVSAVLDPYIKALNAIPRIVLAPIFTLWFGLGVLSKVALGVTLVFFVAFFNTYQGVKEVSPVVLANARLLGAGGGQLLRHVYLPSAASWIFSSLRTSIGFAVIGAVVGEYLGAAAGLGYLIAQAEGVFDTTGVFAGMAVLMAFVLILDALVGAVERRLLVWRPGGEGGKG
- a CDS encoding ABC transporter substrate-binding protein, with amino-acid sequence MRRAAFMFLVFLAVFALAQAGPPKRVVLGVGGKTAVVYLPLTVVERLGFFKEEGLDVVIQDLQAGSRALQALIGGSVEVTMGFYDHTIQMQAQGRDIVAFVEVGRYPAIVLAVRSDLADEVKGIADLKGRKVGVSAPGSSTHFFLNYLLVKNGLKPQDVSAIGIGTGAQVVAAVQNKQVDAISNVEPAITFLEERGLIKVLADTRSAAGARAVLGGEYPAAVLYTTRAWLERNPDTAQKLVNAMVRGLRWMQGKSPEEIAQVLPEEYFLGDKALYLKVLRNSLGSFSPTGRFSDTAPLRPLTVLSAFDPNVARAKIDLKRTYTNQFVDRVPK
- a CDS encoding LysM peptidoglycan-binding domain-containing M23 family metallopeptidase, coding for MAPGETLFSIARRYGTSPEALARLNGLQDPDRLRVGQVLWVRPRVEVALPRGRALYLAPVQGRAFGLWVEGYREGRAWFLGASYPLFPEGTGLFGLLPVGALVEPGVYPLRLLLDGEGVEVPVRVAPGEYGREVLALSPALEALLKDPGLKAEREKVVGACPKAGPLRLTAPFQKPLSGRTTSPFGVRRQYGTLFTSYHEGLDFAAPEGTPVRAVAGGRVVLSERLKVRGEAVVVAHGAGLCTGYWHLAARRVRVGEEVAAGQVLGLLGSTGLSTGPHLHLEVRLFGVPVDPAPFFAGLPFP
- a CDS encoding class I SAM-dependent RNA methyltransferase, encoding MRALTVEKLVPGGYGLARTEEGAVLVRGGLPGEVVRGRPVRRRGALFLEEVEVLSPRPDRYPHPLPPTADLPLVYEAQLPLKAGLVQEALARIARLDFALSPIRPSPRATGYRTAAQYARHPLGGLAYRLPESQVLFPLGEDPLVAEPLAWALALLQTWPLPVEEVALRGSLLQGRVLLGLIGGVPEALKRPAKALVREGFAGVVWAEPSPRGRFRGRVRPLQGETTLLEAFGPLVATVSVESFSQVNPLAAGFLLEEAQGLVSGGKRALELYAGSGLLSLLLAPRYLEVVAVEISKEAVRRGEADRKRLGAENVRFLRADAREAQGLGRFDLVVVDPPRGGLSPEVRAYLLKTRPEEVLYIACDPATWARDVGVLVQGGYRLAFARPYDFFPFTHHVEVLSLLRLGEG
- a CDS encoding response regulator; translated protein: MIRVLLADDHALFRQGLKSLLEAEGDFRVVGEAKDGWEALRHALEAKPDVILMDIQMPGLDGVQATQAILEEWPQAKVIILTMYRQDAYVFEAVKAGARGYLLKDVDAKALIEAIRRVHAGEVLLDAELAGRIIQDFRAKKEASAPLNAELTEREVQILKLLAQGYTNLEIASELGLSEKTVRNRLSEIFQKLHLNNRTQAALYAIREGLAQPDPED